In Cytobacillus oceanisediminis, the following proteins share a genomic window:
- a CDS encoding alpha/beta hydrolase — MKHIFQKGKSQSKPTLLLLHGTGGNELDLLPLAGRIDDEASILSGRGNVLENGMPRFFRRLSEGVFDEEDLILRTKELNEFLDESAERYEFDRDNIIAIGYSNGANIAASLLFHYQNALKGAILHHPMVPRKGIELPDLTGKYVFIAAGTNDPICSPMESKELHSILEKANAYTELHWENRGHQLTAQEVEAAAKWYRKCSFH, encoded by the coding sequence ATGAAGCACATATTTCAAAAAGGGAAAAGCCAATCAAAACCGACCTTATTACTGCTTCATGGAACCGGAGGCAATGAGTTAGATTTATTGCCCCTTGCTGGAAGAATCGACGATGAAGCTTCCATTTTAAGTGGCAGGGGGAATGTTCTTGAAAATGGCATGCCTCGTTTCTTTCGCAGATTATCTGAAGGTGTTTTTGATGAGGAAGATCTAATTCTCCGTACGAAAGAACTAAATGAATTTCTTGATGAATCTGCTGAAAGGTATGAGTTTGACAGAGATAATATTATTGCCATCGGGTACTCAAATGGAGCGAATATTGCAGCCAGTTTATTGTTCCATTATCAAAATGCGTTGAAAGGGGCCATTCTTCATCATCCAATGGTGCCAAGAAAAGGAATTGAGCTTCCTGATCTGACTGGAAAGTATGTGTTTATCGCTGCTGGTACTAATGATCCCATTTGTTCACCAATGGAATCGAAAGAATTGCACTCCATTCTGGAAAAGGCCAACGCTTATACAGAGCTTCATTGGGAAAACAGGGGGCATCAACTTACTGCACAAGAGGTCGAGGCTGCTGCAAAGTGGTATAGAAAATGTTCTTTTCATTAA
- a CDS encoding ring-cleaving dioxygenase, with the protein MNLQITSGIHHITAMVNDAQRNIDFYAGVLGLRLVKKTINFDRPEVYHLYFGNENGDPGTVMTFFPWEKQLQGRIGTGQVGVTSYVIPDQSIEFWKKRLSKFGVKFIQTVRYGETYLQFQDPDGLEIELVERSAGPLNTWSLKDIHTEVAIKGFGGATLISAKPNKTAEVLEDVLGLEGLGQEEGFLRFKSEADLGNTIDIKLTPSVRGLMGAGTVHHIAWRAKDEQDHMRWRNLLQEKGYYPTEILDRNYFKALYFHEEGGILFEIATDPPGFTVDEPLKELGSRLMLPSWLESKRGELEESLPVLEVPV; encoded by the coding sequence ATGAATTTGCAAATAACTTCAGGTATCCATCACATTACGGCAATGGTTAACGATGCCCAGCGAAATATCGACTTTTATGCAGGGGTACTGGGACTTAGGCTAGTAAAAAAAACAATTAATTTTGACCGGCCGGAAGTCTATCATCTTTATTTTGGAAATGAAAATGGTGATCCTGGAACGGTTATGACTTTCTTCCCGTGGGAGAAGCAGCTACAAGGGCGGATTGGAACGGGACAGGTCGGGGTCACCAGTTATGTGATCCCTGATCAATCAATTGAATTTTGGAAAAAACGGTTAAGTAAATTTGGAGTTAAGTTTATACAAACGGTTCGCTACGGTGAAACCTACCTGCAATTCCAGGATCCAGACGGCCTTGAAATCGAACTGGTAGAGCGGTCTGCAGGGCCTTTGAATACATGGAGTTTGAAAGACATTCATACTGAGGTTGCCATTAAAGGATTTGGAGGAGCAACCCTGATTTCTGCAAAGCCAAATAAAACGGCTGAAGTACTTGAGGATGTATTAGGGCTTGAAGGCCTCGGCCAAGAAGAAGGATTCTTAAGATTTAAATCAGAAGCCGATCTTGGAAATACAATCGATATAAAACTTACCCCCTCTGTTCGAGGATTGATGGGGGCTGGTACAGTTCATCATATTGCCTGGAGAGCGAAAGATGAACAGGACCATATGAGGTGGAGAAACCTTCTTCAGGAGAAGGGCTATTATCCAACTGAAATTCTGGATCGCAATTACTTCAAAGCACTTTACTTTCATGAAGAAGGAGGCATTTTGTTCGAAATCGCGACAGACCCTCCAGGATTTACGGTTGATGAACCACTAAAGGAACTTGGCAGCAGGCTTATGTTACCTTCTTGGCTGGAATCTAAGAGGGGAGAATTGGAAGAGTCCTTACCTGTTTTAGAGGTCCCTGTATAA
- a CDS encoding flavin reductase family protein, with amino-acid sequence MLSIDPTDNSERENYKFLIGSIIPRPIAFVTTISNEGVLNGAPFSYFNIVTSNPPMISLAIQRNEGTQKDTARNIISTKEFVVHIVDEENVENINKTAAALPPDQSEIELAQLTPTESTKISVPGVMEAKIRMECTLEQSLSLGGTDTPGCDLIIGKVVQFHIDENIYEKGRIDPRGLAAVSRLAGIHYAKIGELFSIERPK; translated from the coding sequence ATGCTTTCAATTGACCCAACTGACAATAGTGAAAGAGAAAATTACAAATTTTTAATAGGAAGCATCATACCAAGGCCGATTGCTTTTGTAACAACTATCTCAAATGAAGGTGTATTGAATGGGGCACCATTCAGTTATTTCAATATCGTAACATCAAATCCCCCAATGATATCCTTGGCGATTCAAAGAAATGAAGGAACACAGAAGGATACGGCCAGAAATATTATCAGCACAAAGGAATTTGTTGTTCATATTGTCGATGAGGAGAATGTAGAAAATATAAATAAGACAGCAGCAGCTCTGCCTCCTGATCAAAGTGAAATAGAATTAGCACAATTAACTCCGACTGAAAGTACGAAAATTTCCGTGCCTGGTGTGATGGAAGCGAAAATCCGTATGGAGTGTACCTTGGAACAATCGCTTTCATTAGGGGGTACGGATACTCCTGGCTGTGATCTTATTATTGGAAAAGTTGTTCAATTTCATATTGATGAAAACATCTATGAAAAAGGAAGAATTGATCCAAGGGGGCTCGCTGCAGTGAGCCGTTTAGCTGGCATCCATTATGCAAAGATTGGCGAACTGTTTTCTATCGAAAGACCCAAGTAG
- a CDS encoding ring-cleaving dioxygenase translates to MGKKTMGIHHITAIVGHPQENVDFYAGVLGLRLVKQTVNFDDPGTYHLYFGNEGGKPGTIITFFPWAGARQGVIGDGQVGVTSYVVPAGAMKFWEERLEKFKVPYTKMERFGEQYMEFDDPHGLHLEIVEREEGEVNSWTFGEVTPEEAIKGFGGATLLSTQPAKTADLLENIMGLEVVGQEGDFIRYRSSADIGNIIDLKLTPIGRGRMGVGTVHHIAWRAIDDQDQLDWQKYVADNGYGVTPVQDRNYFNAIYFREHGEILFEIATDPPGFAHDESQETMGGKLMLPEQYEPQRDKIESVLLPFTVRELD, encoded by the coding sequence ATGGGTAAAAAAACAATGGGGATTCATCATATAACTGCAATCGTAGGCCATCCTCAAGAGAATGTAGATTTCTATGCCGGAGTTTTAGGATTGCGTTTAGTCAAGCAAACGGTCAATTTTGACGATCCAGGCACTTATCACCTTTACTTTGGAAATGAGGGCGGCAAGCCAGGAACAATCATTACTTTCTTTCCTTGGGCAGGTGCCCGTCAAGGGGTTATTGGCGATGGCCAGGTAGGAGTTACTTCGTATGTCGTTCCGGCAGGCGCCATGAAGTTTTGGGAAGAAAGGCTTGAAAAATTTAAAGTTCCTTATACAAAAATGGAACGTTTCGGAGAGCAATATATGGAATTTGACGATCCTCATGGACTACATTTGGAGATTGTTGAAAGAGAAGAAGGGGAAGTAAATTCCTGGACTTTCGGGGAGGTTACCCCTGAAGAAGCTATAAAAGGATTCGGTGGAGCAACTCTCTTATCAACTCAGCCAGCGAAGACGGCTGATCTGCTGGAAAACATTATGGGACTTGAAGTTGTAGGTCAGGAAGGAGATTTTATCCGTTACCGATCTTCTGCTGATATTGGAAATATCATCGATCTTAAATTAACTCCAATTGGACGGGGGCGAATGGGTGTGGGAACCGTCCATCATATTGCCTGGAGGGCTATTGATGATCAGGATCAATTGGATTGGCAAAAGTATGTTGCCGATAATGGATATGGGGTTACACCAGTTCAAGACCGAAACTACTTTAATGCTATCTATTTTAGGGAACATGGGGAAATTTTATTTGAAATTGCTACTGATCCTCCAGGGTTTGCCCATGATGAATCCCAGGAAACAATGGGCGGGAAATTAATGCTGCCTGAACAATATGAGCCACAAAGGGATAAGATAGAAAGTGTTCTGCTTCCGTTTACAGTAAGAGAATTGGATTAA
- a CDS encoding DoxX family protein — MMDLGLLIIRLVIGVLFIGHGAQKLFGWFGGHGLKGTGGWFDSIGMKPGVMMALSAGLAELIGGILFALGFLTPLAALMIAGTMIMAIVKVHGPNGLWATSNGYEYNLTLISVAIGIALIGPGRYALDFFLF; from the coding sequence ATGATGGACTTAGGTTTATTAATTATTAGGCTGGTAATTGGCGTATTATTCATTGGTCACGGTGCTCAAAAATTGTTTGGGTGGTTTGGGGGGCATGGATTAAAGGGAACCGGAGGCTGGTTTGATTCCATTGGGATGAAGCCGGGAGTAATGATGGCCCTTTCCGCAGGATTAGCAGAACTAATCGGGGGAATTTTGTTTGCATTAGGATTTTTAACACCTCTCGCAGCATTAATGATTGCAGGAACTATGATAATGGCAATCGTAAAGGTGCATGGTCCAAATGGTTTATGGGCAACATCTAATGGATATGAATATAACTTAACTTTAATCTCTGTAGCCATTGGTATCGCATTAATTGGCCCAGGCCGATATGCATTGGATTTCTTTTTATTCTAA
- a CDS encoding DUF896 domain-containing protein: protein MHEILKRINELAVKRKTEGLTQVESAEIVNLRSQYIQEFRGSIEELLLNTTIIDPIGDDVTPEKLKRAQARHKVKPIW, encoded by the coding sequence ATGCATGAAATTTTAAAAAGAATAAATGAACTCGCAGTTAAAAGAAAGACGGAAGGCTTAACACAAGTTGAAAGTGCAGAAATAGTCAATTTGCGCAGTCAATATATACAAGAATTTCGCGGATCTATAGAAGAGCTGCTATTAAACACAACCATCATTGATCCTATAGGAGATGATGTAACTCCGGAAAAATTAAAAAGAGCCCAAGCAAGACATAAAGTTAAGCCCATATGGTAA